The sequence below is a genomic window from Brevibacillus laterosporus.
CGTATCCAAACCAGCCAACAATGCGATCGATACGTAACTACTATACTCTTGAGGTACATTGATGTTTAGATAAAATCCCGCTATTACTCCTGCAATCAACCCTACAATCGGCAACCACATTATTATGAATCTCCTTTTAACTTCACCGGTTTCATGAACCGCATCTGCTTGTTCCCTGTGAACGGCGGGATGATGAGATGATCCTGTGCTTCCATTTTTACAATTTTGTTCATCGATTGAAACGTGCTTTCAACACCTTCTAGCTTCATACTGCTTAGTAAGGTTTCAGGATCACCTAGCGCCTTGATTTCATATGGCAAGCGAATGGTTTTCGTATCCACTTGGATTTCCTCGCCTACATTTCGGATCGAACTATTAGAAATTAGCCGATTATTATTAATGGCAATCACAGTAGCACCATTCGCTAAAAGTTCATTGGTCAACCAACGCAAGTCAACGTCCAACATCAAGCTAGATGCTGATTCCTCTATATGAGGAGCGTCTCCTTCCCAATGATCGCCAACTGGCACTTCCATATTTTCAATACGGATGATAATGCCTTTTCCTTCTACAACATCAAGACCTGCTAGCTTTTTGGTTCGGTTTAATTCTTCTTTCATAACACCGATTGTCTCTACAGAACTTAGAGATGCTTCATATTGGGCTAAAAGTTCTCCCTGTTTAGATATATCGGCTAAAAGGTCCTTACTTTTTTCCTGTTCTTTTAGTAGGGCTTTCCGAAGTTCAATCACACTTCTCGCATCCGCTTGTTTAGGATGCTTTGTGCTCTGAATTTGTGTCGCTAACATAATTCCTATGATAGCACTAATAATGGTTAATATAAACGTAATTTTACGGTTTTCCAGCATGGTATCACCTGTTAGGAGGAAGAGCTTGTTCCCATTTTCACTTCACCTACAAAAGCAGGTAGCTCAAGGGAATCTTTCTTCGCCGTTTCAATTTTTATAAACCCGTCAAATGAATCAATAACCCCACCCGGTAATTGAAGCGCTCCCTCTAAAGTCACAGGGTCGCCCACTGCCTTAATAACAAAAGGCGCTGCCGACTTTACGCCGTTTACAATAACGGTAGGCCCCACGCAACGGATCGAGGAACTGGTAACCAAGCGTTGGTCATTCACGCTAATTCCCTCCGCTCCAGCGGCAAATAACTCATTTACTACTCGCCAAATGTCTTGTTCGTGGACAATGTTTTGTACAATATTGGTGCTAATTGGACTGGGATTATCTCGAAGGGTAACCATCAAACCAGTTCCTGTCGCCGGTACCGTCCCTGCCAGCATACGCGAACGGTCCAAGGCCGTTAAGAGCGCTGCCGCTTCTGATTGGTGATTAGCCATCGCTGTCTCTACCTGGGATACTTTACGCTGAGTTTCCGTATATTGCTGTTCAAGTGCCCGATTCTTTTCTCGTTCCGCAATAATACGTTCATTTAGCTTGGTTTCTTGCTGAAATTCCTTTTCTGTTTGCACCACTTTTTTATGTAGCTGGGTCAACTCGATGGAGTTAGCCATCAGAAATCCGGTACTAAACATGACCAGCGTAAGATATACATGAAATTTCCGAACTCGCATGCCTTTTGTCACCTTTCATTTTCCTTCTAGACGGTTAGCTGGCTCTACTAGTTGCTTGGACTCCTCGAATTTTTTACTCAAAAGAAGTTGTTTCTTCCGTTGAATGGGTATCTTGATTAGTACCAGCCTGACTATTGGTTTGGCTCAGATCATTGTTTTGGCTCTGGTCGTTATTTTGGTTAGAGGTATTCGAACTACCGTTATTCTGGTTAATAATCCCATTATTCTGATTGTCACTTTGTTGATTGTTCGTATTTTGTCCATTCTTTTGGTCACTATTGTTTTGACTATTGTTTTGACTATTGTTTTGACCGTTGTTGTCCTGAGTTTGTGAAGTTTGATCCTGCGTACGATTTTCTGTACTTTCACTAGAGGAAGCATCCGTACCAGTACCAGATTGATTAGATGAGCTACCATCAGGATTTGTTACTTGTTGTAATTGTTGTTGATTAGTCACATGATGACTGTATTCTTCAAACCACGTCACATCCAAAAGGTTAACAATTCCTTTTTGGTCTTTAGGAATCTCCTGTACAATGGACGGATACCAAGGCATTTTTTTCTTTAATTGGGAGAGTGTACTACGAACTTCATTCCCATCCCGCATATTTAGCACCACTTGCTGATCGTCATATTTGCTAGGTACTAGCGATAGATCAGAGATTTGGTGCAAAACTCCACCTTGTAGCGAAATAAGGGCTTCAGCTAACTGTTTTAACATTTTCGGATCCTTACTCGCCCAAGATTGGATAACAGGTCTGTCCATCATGAGAAGTTGTGTTGGAGGAGCTAATAACGTACCCTCTTCCAATAAATAACTAGGCTGTTTTTGTCCATTTACATACAGGGCTGTCCGGCGATATTCTTGAATATTTAAGCGAATAACACCAGGGAAATCACGGGAGATAGAGATATCCTTGATGCCCTTTAATGTGGAAATACCTGCTTCAACATCGCTATTCCACACATTAAAAAACTGCATGCCTTTTGTAAGGGTAGATGCCTGAA
It includes:
- a CDS encoding DUF881 domain-containing protein, which gives rise to MLENRKITFILTIISAIIGIMLATQIQSTKHPKQADARSVIELRKALLKEQEKSKDLLADISKQGELLAQYEASLSSVETIGVMKEELNRTKKLAGLDVVEGKGIIIRIENMEVPVGDHWEGDAPHIEESASSLMLDVDLRWLTNELLANGATVIAINNNRLISNSSIRNVGEEIQVDTKTIRLPYEIKALGDPETLLSSMKLEGVESTFQSMNKIVKMEAQDHLIIPPFTGNKQMRFMKPVKLKGDS
- a CDS encoding DUF881 domain-containing protein, translated to MRVRKFHVYLTLVMFSTGFLMANSIELTQLHKKVVQTEKEFQQETKLNERIIAEREKNRALEQQYTETQRKVSQVETAMANHQSEAAALLTALDRSRMLAGTVPATGTGLMVTLRDNPSPISTNIVQNIVHEQDIWRVVNELFAAGAEGISVNDQRLVTSSSIRCVGPTVIVNGVKSAAPFVIKAVGDPVTLEGALQLPGGVIDSFDGFIKIETAKKDSLELPAFVGEVKMGTSSSS
- a CDS encoding FtsQ-type POTRA domain-containing protein — its product is MNRYKNDRIPLVKNATPRKKKGNRRLIIVLAIFFLIVLGVVFFRSPYSKVTDIQVYGNILYTKEQIIQASTLTKGMQFFNVWNSDVEAGISTLKGIKDISISRDFPGVIRLNIQEYRRTALYVNGQKQPSYLLEEGTLLAPPTQLLMMDRPVIQSWASKDPKMLKQLAEALISLQGGVLHQISDLSLVPSKYDDQQVVLNMRDGNEVRSTLSQLKKKMPWYPSIVQEIPKDQKGIVNLLDVTWFEEYSHHVTNQQQLQQVTNPDGSSSNQSGTGTDASSSESTENRTQDQTSQTQDNNGQNNSQNNSQNNSDQKNGQNTNNQQSDNQNNGIINQNNGSSNTSNQNNDQSQNNDLSQTNSQAGTNQDTHSTEETTSFE